From a region of the Nyctibius grandis isolate bNycGra1 chromosome 10, bNycGra1.pri, whole genome shotgun sequence genome:
- the MAML1 gene encoding mastermind-like protein 1, with protein sequence MVLPPCPMAEFVVPRHSAVMERLRRRIELCRRHHSACESRYQAVSPERLELERQQTFALHQRCLQAKAKRAGKHRQPPPAPPPPAPPPPAAAVAGSADRTGANGLDAEAASGEQHGRSSTLIAQLHETVKRKLDSAASPQNGDQQNGYGDVFSVSKKLRRDDGLGGVSGSSNGMPPVSPLHHLDKKSGGGDTLQLNGKHPLGLDGISKKCLPDSSLQMNGGGDADDSFPLSLNKELKQEPVDELPCMIAGAGGSISQNNLMPDLNLNEQEWKELIEELNRSVPDEDMKDLFNEDFEEKKDADSSNSAAQTPLPQDINIKTEFSPAPFEQEQMGSPQVRSTSSGPAFIGAASVPVSAASPAVGSSQAMFQPSSQSMTENPNQPMMQASNHSQNVQRPLPNVLLPGKGAGGAKEMSSAHQLQQIAAKQKRDQMLQNQQQASQVHQTNQMSTWQQSGPSHSPLAVPYTMENPTSPSVFQPDFNNQKLMMPNMGNKSSPRAGGNYHVNILGHQQNSLNQNPVNSQGSILDYGNTKPLSHYKAECEQGVTVPGQNKTPMLAYIQQRQQAPLSHVSDDQNGMILLKPKSGNIAYRLPHSQDQNPSSNVPRVPVSVPGPGVGAQAPNVSMAGNHSNPPYLSNQQQAAVMKQHQLLMDQQKQREQQQKHLLMEQQKQQFLMEQRQQHLLAEQEKQRQQQEQQLQRHLTRPPPQYQDQPQNPYQQQVGQFAGSSSAMPGVSNLGQSSSSSPRMFPQTQNMIQMGPGHSSVPPLQSGSSQQDRGVTQYTNMQNIQRGGLYNLASGMTQMVPQHATQSANGQPPMQRQGSLGQGAAVPAGYGQNSLANSSISQQHNKGALNPTLSKPQMARVPAAMGAQNPSWQHQGIPNINNQTQANSGLGPFTASSSFHMQQTHLKMANQQFAQGMPQVSLSTSRPMTSMNAAVSGQMLSSSLGAQQRTNPPTQQQVPSQQVLPGMNQTVPDLNAFNQNPNQQMPNRGNLHCSQGYPVRTTSQELPFAYSSQSGNNGLQNLTGDTDLIDSLLKNRTSEEWMNDLDELLGTH encoded by the exons ATGGtgctgcccccctgccccatggcgGAGTTCGTGGTGCCGCGGCACAGCGCGGTGATGGAGCGGCTCCGCCGGCGCATCGAGCTCTGCCGGCGGCACCACAGCGCCTGCGAGTCCCGCTACCAGGCCGTGTCCCCGGAGCGCCTGGAGCTGGAGCGCCAGCAAACCTTCGCCCTGCACCAGCGCTGCCTGCAGGCCAAGGCCAAGCGGGCCGGCAAGCACCGCCAGCCgcccccggcgccgccgccgcccgcgccccctCCGCCGGCTGCCGCCGTCGCGGGAAGCGCCGACAGGACCGGAGCCAACGGCCTGGACGCCGAGGCGGCGAGCGGCGAGCAGCACGGCCGCAGCAGCACGTTGATCGCG cagctccatgagactgtgaaaagaaaacttgaTAGTGCTGCTTCCCCTCAGAATGGAGACCAGCAGAATGGCTATGGTGATGTATTTTCTGTGTCCAAGAAACTGCGTCGTGATGATGGTCTTGGTGGAGTGAGTGGTTCTTCCAATGGAATGCCCCCTGTGTCTCCACTCCATCATCTTGACAAGAAATCTGGTGGTGGAGATACCTTACAGCTTAATGGAAAACATCCACTGGGGCTAGATGGCATCAGCAAGAAGTGTCTTCCAGATTCCAGCCTGCAGATGAATGGAGGTGGTGATGCTGATGACTCATTTCCTCTGAGTTTGAACAAAGAGCTGAAGCAGGAGCCCGTAGATGAGCTTCCATGTATGATTGCTGGAGCAGGGGGTTCTATATCTCAGAATAACTTGATGCCTGATCTTAATCTTAATGAGCAAGAATGGAAGGAACTTATTGAGGAGCTTAATAGATCAGTGCCCGATGAAGACATGAAGGATCTCTTTAATGAAgactttgaagagaaaaaagatgcaGATTCTTCAAATTCAGCTGCACAGACTCCATTGCCACAAGATATTAACATAAAGACTGAGTTTTCCCCAGCACCCTTTGAACAGGAACAGATGGGATCTCCCCAGGTTAGATCCACTTCATCAGGTCCAGCATTTATTGGTGCTGCTTCTGTACCTGTAagtgctgcttctccagcagtTGGTAGTTCTCAGGCTATGTTTCAGCCTTCCAGTCAGTCAATGACTGAAAATCCTAATCAGCCCATGATGCAGGCATCAAACCACTCTCAGAACGTCCAGAGGCCTCTCCCCAATGTGTTGTTACCTGGGAAGGGTGCAGGAGGTGCCAAAGAAATGTCTTCTGCTCATCAACTTCAGCAGATTGCTGCCAAGCAGAAGAGAGACCAGATGTTGCAGAACCAGCAGCAAGCTTCACAAGTCCACCAAACAAATCAGATGTCTACGTGGCAACAGTCTGGGCCTTCTCATAGTCCACTGGCTGTCCCATATACTATGGAAAATCCCACCAGCCCATCAGTTTTCCAGCCAGACTTCAACAATCAGAAACTCATGATGCCTAATATGGGAAATAAAAGCTCACCGAGAGCTGGAGGCAATTACCATGTGAACATTTTGGGTCATCAGCAAAACAGCTTGAACCAGAACCCTGTGAATAGTCAAGGCTCTATACTAGACTATGGGAACACCAAACCTCTTTCACATTACAAAGCAGAATGTGAACAGGGGGTTACAGTACCTGGTCAGAACAAGACTCCCATGTTGGCATACATACAACAGCGCCAGCAGGCACCGCTGTCTCACGTGAGCGACGACCAAAATGGGATGATCCTGTTGAAACCCAAGTCTGGAAACATTGCCTACCGACTACCGCACAGTCAG GATCAAAACCCTTCTTCTAATGTTCCTCGCGTTCCTGTTTCTGTCCCGGGCCCTGGCGTGGGTGCCCAGGCTCCCAACGTCTCCATGGCAGGTAACCACAGCAACCCACCTTATCTCAGCAATCAGCAGCAAGCAGCAGTGATGAAGCAACACCAACTGCTGATGGACCAGCAAAAGCAGAGGGAGCAGCAACAAAAGCACTTGCTCATGgagcaacagaagcagcaattcCTAATGGAGCAGAGACAGCAACATCTTCTGGCTGAGCAG GAGAAACAGCGGCAGCAGCAAGAGCAACAGCTGCAACGGCATCTGACTCGACCACCTCCCCAGTATCAGGATCAGCCGCAGAATCCATACCAGCAGCAGGTTGGACAGTTTGCAG gGTCATCTTCAGCCATGCCTGGGGTCAGTAATTTAGGACAGTCCAGCTCCAGTAGTCCGCGGATGTTTCCTCAGACCCAGAACATGATTCAGATGGGACCTGGACACAGTTCTGTTCCTCCGCTCCAGTCGGGCTCCAGTCAGCAGGATCGGGGCGTGACTCAGTATACCAATATGCAAAACATTCAGCGAGGGGGATTATACAACTTGGCGTCTGGTATGACACAGATGGTTCCCCAGCATGCAACGCAAAGTGCCAATGGACAGCCACCGATGCAGCGGCAAGGCAGCTTGGGCCAGGGTGCTGCCGTTCCTGCTGGGTATGGGCAGAATAGCTTAGCAAACTCAAGTATTTCTCAGCAGCACAATAAAGGTGCACTGAATCCAACTTTATCTAAGCCACAGATGGCAAGAGTACCAGCTGCTATGGGGGCTCAAAATCCATCTTGGCAACACCAAGGTATCCCTAATATTAACAACCAGACACAAGCAAACAGTGGCTTAGGACCGTTTACTGCAAGCTCCTCTTTCCACATGCAGCAAACTCATCTAAAGATGGCCAACCAACAGTTTGCCCAAGGAATGCCTCAGGTAAGCCTAAGCACCAGCAGACCGATGACCTCTATGAACGCTGCTGTCTCTGGGCAGATGCTGTCGTCATCTTTAGGCGCTCAGCAGCGGACAAACCCACCTACACAACAGCAGGTACCCTCACAGCAAGTCTTGCCTGGCATGAACCAGACTGTTCCAGATCTGAATGCTTTCAACCAGAATCCAAATCAGCAAATGCCCAACAGAGGTAATCTGCACTGTAGTCAAGGGTACCCTGTGAGGACAACTAGTCAAGAGCTGCCTTTTGCCTACAGCAGCCAGTCGGGCAATAATGGACTTCAGAACTTAACTGGTGACACAGATCTGATAGACTCTTTGCTGAAAAACAGGACTTCAGAGGAGTGGATGAATGATTTGGATGAGTTGTTAGGAACTCATTAA